The following is a genomic window from Acidobacteriota bacterium.
TTTGGGCTAAAGAAGACGGGCTGAAGAAGACGGGCTGAGGGTATTAAACCCGAAATCTTCAGCCCCGAGCCTGCGAGTCTTCAGCCCGGAGCCCGTTTTCTTCCGCCCTACCTAAAGTTCGATCCAGGGCATTGGGGTTTTTTGTTCGGCGATTTTGACGCGGTGTTCCCAGTCGTAGCTAAACAACGGCTCCCGTTGTTGGAGGGCCTGGAGGGCCGAGAGTCGGGCAATTTCCGGATGATTGTTGCTCTCGCTCAAGTGGGCCAGAATGATGTATTCGGCCTGGCCATCGAAATCCTCTTTGAGAAAGCGGGCCATTTCGTGGTTTGAAAGGTGCCCACGCCGGCTGGCAATGCGTTGTTTCAGTGCCCAGGGGTAGGGCCCAATTTTGAGCATATCGCTATCGTGGTTGGCTTCGAGCAAGAGCGCCTGGCAGCCACGCAATCGGTGCGCGACATGTTGTGGGATGTAGCCAAGGTCAGTCACCACGGCAATTTTGACACCGTCGGCTTCGAAGGTGAAAATCATTGGGTCGGCGGCATCGTGGGGAACACTGACGGGTGTCACTCGAATCGTTCCAATTTCAAAGGGCACGCTGGAATTGATTGGTTCCGCCCAGGAAATCTGGCTCTCGTCTTTTTCTTTGAGGTTCGATGCGCTTCGCGTGGCCGGGGCAATGTAGACTGGAACTCCGGTTTGTTTGGCCAGAACCGGCATGCCGCCGACGTGGTCGGCGTGTTCGTGGGTAATCACGATGGCGGTTAACTGGCTGGGCTCCTGTCCGACTTCCCGGAGTCGCCGGACCGTTTCACGAGCTGATAAACCGACATCCACCAGCAACCGGGTGGTACCGGAGATAATGAGCGTCGAGTTACCGCTGCTGCCACTGCCAATTGAAGTAAATCGCATAGAGGGAAAAATGATGTGGATTCAAGGTGATGTGCAATCAATACCACAAAGTTATTCCCGCAATCATGTGATTCAATCGGGTTTCAGAAAATAGACCTGGTATTTTGTTGAAAAGAAATGGTTTATTTTTGTGTGTCTCGTGTATTTCGTGGTTTGTCAGTCTAAAAAATTCACAACTTCGGTCGTCAACTTGAGGTAATTTTCAGAAGTTTAGCGGGAATGACAGCTTTTCGGCCCGGTCCCAGGGTGAGACAGGCAATTTTACCGGTTTGAAACAGATGTTCGGCCAGATGTTTGACATCACTGGCTGTCACGGCCTTGATTTCCTGAATAATCTCTTCGGTCGTGGTGACTTTTTGATACACAATTTCCTGGCGTGCCAGGTGGGCGGCGCGGCTGGCACTTGATTCAAGGGCAAGTAAGATTCCCGTCAGCAACTGTTCGCGAGCCCGCTGGAGTTCCTCATCGCTGACTCCATCGCGAACCAGGGCTGAAATTTCAGCCATGATCAGTTCAATGGTCCGCCGGAGATTGGCTGGTGAGACAGCGGCATAGATATTGAGGCAGCCGGCGTCGTGTACCGCGTTGACATCCGAATAAACGGTGTAGGCCAACCCTTCTTCTTCGCGAATGCGTTGAAACAACCGCGAACTGAGCCCGCCGCCCAGCACGGTTGAGAGCAGGTTGCACGTGAATCGGTAGGTGGAAAGCAGCGGCGGGGCGACGACACCCAGGATGAGATGAGCCTGTTCATAGGGCTTATTGATGGCATCAACAAACAGGGTTGGGTGGGGAAGGTCTTCATCCAAATGAGCGGTTCCGGCTGGCAGCGAGCCAAAATAGCGGTTTGCCAGCTCGACAATCTGATCGTGTTCGAGGTTTCCGGCTGCCGTGATCACAAAGTTGGCGGGTGTGAAAATCTTTTCAAAATATTGCTGAACCCCGTCGCGGGTGAACGATTCCACTGTTTCAGCCGTGCCTTCAATTGGGCGGCCCAACCCATGGCCATCCCAAAACCGGGCCGTGAATTTTTCAAATACCAGCTCATCCGGGGTGTCTTCCACCATTTTCATTTCTTCAAGAATGACGTTGCGTTCACGTTCCAGCTCTTCCGGATCAAACAGCGGGTTCAAAACCAGATCCGCCAGCAGGTCAAAGCCTTCAGCCAACCGATGATCGAGGGTTTGAATATGAAACCCGGTGCATTCGCGCATGGTGAAGGCATCAACGGCGCCGCCAAGATGATCGCTTTCAATGGCAATTTGACGGGTTGAGCGATTTTTCGTGCCTTTAAACAGCAAATGCTCAATAAAGTGGGTGATTCCATTGAGTTGCGGCGGTTCATGCCGGGATCCGGCCCGAAGCCAGATACCAAGCGTAACCGACCGGATCGAGGTCATTTGTTCGGTCAGAATAACAAGGCCGTTGGGAAGTTCAGTACGGGTGGCGACGATCTGTGGTGGGGCTGGCTGAGAGGTGGTGTGATTCAAGCGTTGAGACATTCCTTGTATCGTTTTGGAGTGCAAAAAATGAGTTGGTGCCGAGACGGTTGGGCGACAAGGTGAAGGAAACGGGCCGAAGTCTTCAGCCGTAGCCCGAAGTCTTCACCCCAAGCCCAGGCATCTTTCGTCCTAAAAGTTGATCGGTGCGTCTTCCGTGAATTGGATTTTGAGGGTTGAACCTGGTTGCAGCCGGAGGTCATTGCCCTTGGTCAGCAGGACACCTGCAAGTGCTCCCCCGCCAAGTGTTGCTGCCGCCGCTGCCCCGCCACCGCCGGCT
Proteins encoded in this region:
- a CDS encoding insulinase family protein — protein: MSQRLNHTTSQPAPPQIVATRTELPNGLVILTEQMTSIRSVTLGIWLRAGSRHEPPQLNGITHFIEHLLFKGTKNRSTRQIAIESDHLGGAVDAFTMRECTGFHIQTLDHRLAEGFDLLADLVLNPLFDPEELERERNVILEEMKMVEDTPDELVFEKFTARFWDGHGLGRPIEGTAETVESFTRDGVQQYFEKIFTPANFVITAAGNLEHDQIVELANRYFGSLPAGTAHLDEDLPHPTLFVDAINKPYEQAHLILGVVAPPLLSTYRFTCNLLSTVLGGGLSSRLFQRIREEEGLAYTVYSDVNAVHDAGCLNIYAAVSPANLRRTIELIMAEISALVRDGVSDEELQRAREQLLTGILLALESSASRAAHLARQEIVYQKVTTTEEIIQEIKAVTASDVKHLAEHLFQTGKIACLTLGPGRKAVIPAKLLKITSS
- a CDS encoding MBL fold metallo-hydrolase; the protein is MRFTSIGSGSSGNSTLIISGTTRLLVDVGLSARETVRRLREVGQEPSQLTAIVITHEHADHVGGMPVLAKQTGVPVYIAPATRSASNLKEKDESQISWAEPINSSVPFEIGTIRVTPVSVPHDAADPMIFTFEADGVKIAVVTDLGYIPQHVAHRLRGCQALLLEANHDSDMLKIGPYPWALKQRIASRRGHLSNHEMARFLKEDFDGQAEYIILAHLSESNNHPEIARLSALQALQQREPLFSYDWEHRVKIAEQKTPMPWIEL